The genomic DNA ACCGCTTGTGTATCTGATCCATTACACCCCTCCTTGATGGAGGAATGTAACCATTGGAGTTCACTTTTCAACCGTAAACGGTTCACTTTTGAAGCATAAACAGTTCACTTTTCAGTCGTAACTAACACCCCCGCCTACAAAGATGTTACAGTTTCTCCTTTTACCTGGAGACCTTCTCCTCAACAAGGAAGAAAGCCAACTTGCTTCTATCCAGAAAGCTGTCTTCATCGTTACGAATAACCTGGCCAGCTTTAGTACTCCAAACAGCAATGCTTGCTTTGTAGTCCCCAACGCTGTCGTACCAAAGCTCGGTGATGCAGTCAAAATCCGGTTCTTCGGCGCCCACTGGGACGATGATATGGTTCCGCACGTATTTCTTTAAGCCGACCGAATGCTTCAAGATCAGTGGCGCATGTACCTCTTCGTAGTGCTGGCGGAAATCCTCCCGCGAAAGACCTGACTTCCTCTTAATTAGTGCTATCGCTTTAACCATTTTCACCTGCCCTCGTATTTTGGTCACAGATTGTGTTGTTGCAGCGCACCTTACTCTAAAACGCCCTCGGTCACCAGTTCAATGAACTCGGCATCGGACATTCCCAAGATTTGGGTGCAAATGTAGTGGTTGTGCTCGCCCAGGCAAGGGGCGGCCCATTTCGGTTCCCCAGGGCTGCATGATAGCCTGTACGGAGCCATTTCGGTGACGTGTTGCCCTGTTTCATGGTGATCGAAAGCCCAGAAGTGGTGGCGGTGCCGGAGTTGGCTGTCGTGCTCGAGGAGGTCTTGGCCATTTTGCACTACTCCGGCTGGTACGCCAGCCGACTGGAGCAAGCTGATCACTTCTTCGGCTGTATGCATTGAGGTCCATTCCTCCACCAGCGTATTCAACTCTGATTCGTTCTTCTTTCTACTGAGAAAGGTGGCAAATCTGGGCTCTTTGGTCCAGCTTGGGTTGGCCATGACTTCGCACAGGGAACGCCACTCCTCATCCGTGAAGGCAGCGATGGCGCACCAGCGGTTGTCTCCACGGCAGAAGTAAACACCGTGCGGGGCTGCGTAGGGATGCTGGTTTCCCATACGGGTTTGCACTTTGCCATTCACCGTGTAGTCAAGCAGAGGGACCCCCATGAACTGAAGCGAAGTCTCAAGCTGGGAGATGTCGATGTATACACCCTGACCGGTGCGTCGCCTGTAGTCCAAAGCCGCCATGACGGCTACTACTATATACCAGGGTGAAATGAAGTCTGGGTACGGTATCGGGGTTCCCACCGGCTCCCTATCGGGCCACCCAGTGAGATGGGTCACACCGACAAGGGCCTGAAGCTGAGTGCCCACGCCGGGCACGTGGCTAAAAGGACCTGTCTGCCCCTGCATGGTCATGCTGAGCATGATAATTTCCGGCTTTATCTTTCGCAGGTTTTCATAGCCTAATCCCCAACGCTTCATTGTACCGGGGCGGAAGGACTCGACTACCACGTCGGCCCAAATCACCAGTCTTTCGGCTATCTTTGACGCTTTGGGGTGTCTCAAATTGAGCGTCAGACTATATTTGCTGCTGTTGTAGTTGGCGAAGGTGGCACTTCGGTTCACGCCAGTAATGTTAGCGTTGAAGGGGGTGGTGATTCTTATGTTGTCCGGGATGGAAGAGGTCTCAATTTTTATGACTTCCGCACCGTGGTCTGCCAGAGTCTTGCAGGCGATGGGACCGCTGATAAGCCAGGTGAAATCGATCACCTTTAATCCTTCCAATGGTCTCCTGGCTTTCACACTGGCTCCCTTCTATAATCAGATAACGTTGGCTCGCTTCAATCTGGCGAGGTCGCTTTTGGAGAGCCCGAGTTCCCTGAGGTATACTTCTTCGTTGTGCTCACCGATAAGCGGCGCTCGAAACATAGTCTGATCGAAGGCTGGCTCTGATTTGAAAATGGCCCCAGGATAACGAAGGGAATCTCTCAATTCCGGGTGTTCTATCTCAATCCAGAAGCCCCTTTCAACAAGGTGCTTGTACTCCACAATGTCTTTTGGCGTATTGCTCGGGAAGAGTGAGAACTCATATTGGCGGGCCTTTTCGTAAAGCTCAGCTTTGGTGTGCTGCATGAAGTATTGTCGCATTACCTCTTCCCAATGGTCTATCTCCTCTTGCGTCTGGCCTTCGAAACTCAGAGCCGACCAGTCTATATTAGTCAGGTCGTCTGCCATCCCTTCACTCTCCATTGCCTTAACCAGCCTGGCTTGCCATGGTCCGAAAGTCAGCCCTGTATACGCTCTCACTGCCACGTAGCCGTCTTTGCAGGGGAACATCAGCCGATAGGTGCTGCCATATCGCGTCTGCAGGTTGCCAGACCTGGGGAACAGCCGTTGCGCAGTATGCCAGTAGGGAACGGCGTACATTGTTGTCCATACCATAGCCTCCTCAATTGAGACATCGACGTGCTGTCCCACTCCGGTTAGTTGGCAGTAGTAATGAGCTATCAGAGTAGCCCCGGCAGCATGGAGGCCAGCGTGGAGATATGCGTGCTCGGCAGTGATCCTAACCGGCGGCCGGTCTGCATCACCACAAATATAGACTAATCCGCCCGTAGCACAAGCCACCAAGTCGCTGGTTTTGTAATCGATCCATGGGCCAGCCTGCCCAAAAGGGGTGATGGAAGTGACGATTATACTAGAGTTCAACTCAGTCAGCGCCGCATAGTCTAAGCCCAATTGATTCAGGTAGCCAAGAGGGAAGGACTCCAGCACGAAATCAGCCTTCTTTGCCAATTGCTTGAAGATCTCCTTCCCGTCGGCGGTCTCGATATTGAGGGTTATGCCCCTCTTGCTGGTGTTGTAGGCGAGCCAGTAAAGGCTCTTCTCGGCGTCGGGTGCATCGTGGTAGAAGGGGCCGATGCTTCTGTCAGGGTCTCCTCCAGGTCTTTCTATCTTGATGACATCAGCTCCGAGATCGCCCAGGATCTTGCCACAGAGGAAGCCCTTGGCATTCGTGAGGTCAAGGACACGATATGGGGCCAGGATGGAACTCATCTTCTGCTATCCCCTATTTTAGTTGCTCAGGGGATGTTTGGCTATCCTCCCGCCATGGGTGATATGCTGGTCAACCAAGGTCAAGCATTGCCGATTGTAGGCAGCCGTAAGGTACGTTAGAATAGGACGGAGAAGGCATCACTTGAAGTTCGTGTTTGGAGGCGGGTGACCAACACATCCGTTTTGAGTTCGATAGTGCTGGCCGGGGGCAAGGGGAAGCGTTTTGGCCGTGACAAGCTGTCAGAGATGATCGGTGACCGTACTCTGTTGCAGAGGGTCATTGATCGCCTTGACGGGCTAAGCAGCCAGATTTTAGTGGTGATTGCGCAAGACCAGTCCTGGCCATCTGTGCCGCCGACCTCAGCGCAGATCATAGTTGATCTCTATCCAGAGAAGGGTGCATTAGGCGGCATCTATACCGGGCTGGTAGCCTCTCGCTCTTTTCACAGCCTGGTCGTGGCTGCCGACATGCCCTTTCTTAACATTCCACTACTACGCTACATGATCGAAAACTCCCCGAGTTACGATGTTGTCATCCCCAGAATTGATGGTGCTCTGGAGCCGCTTCATGCCATCTACTCCAAGAACTGCCTTCCCTATATGCAACAACAGATTGAGCGGGACGAGTTCAAGATCAGAAATTTCTTTGAGCAGGTGAAGGTGCGATATGTAGAGCAGGCTGAAATCGATCAACTCGATCCTCAACACCTTAGCTTCTTCAACATCAATACTCTGGCTGACCTGAGGCGGGCAAGGAAGCTGTTGCAGAGACCCCGCACTCCCTAAAGTCGTTGAAAGTTGACGAAGCCACGGGCCAACACGTAAGATTTATATTTGGGGTTCGAGTTGAGGAGGAGTGGATGTGGGATATCTGAGAGTAGCGACATCAAAATCAATACGCACTGGGAGGTAGACATGCGACAAAAGGTGGAAGCGGCACTGGCGCGAGTGAGGCCTGCTTTGCAGGCTGACGGAGGGGATGTTGAGTTGGTGGATGTCAAGGGAGATGTGGTTATCCTGAAGCTCACGGGCGCTTGCGGTGGTTGTCCGATGGCGGCAATGACCTTGCGTAACAGCATTGAGCGTGTGCTCAAGGCAGAAGTTCCTGGGGTCAAGGAAGTGGTTGCCGTCTAAGACTTAAGCCCTGAGCAAAGCGCCGGGCTCCAAGACAAACGGTGCGTCTGATCCTGGAGTTGCATGAGGCGCTGGTTGGAGATAAACGCATTCGGACAGAAGGGTAGAAGACCGTGCGAGACAAAGTGGAAAAAGCCATAGCCAAGATCAGGCCAGCTTTGGGTGTAAATATTATTGAGCTGGTAAACGTTGCCAACGGCGTGGTGACGGTAAGAGTGATCCCCTCTGCCTGCTCTGCTGGCATCCCGCGGGAGACCGTGGTCACCTTGCTCGAAGAGCAGATAACGGAAGACATTCCCGAAATTCGTGAAGTAGTGGCTGTGGATTAGGCTAGTTCCCCATAACAATCGAGTTTTTCTCCGCCTGCAGCGGATAAGAATGATACCTATGACCGCTGCCACCCTGAGCATAGCAAAGGGTCTCACTTTACCAGGCACCAGCTTATCAGATCAGATTCAATAGTTAAGGAGAGACGAGCTTCGCGGTATGAAAAAGGTGAAGCTTACTGCTGGAAAGGCAACAGCTTTTGCCTGGCTTAATTCCAGCAAGACCTCTGAACTGATTTGGAAATCCCTTCCTTTCAGGGGTGAAGCCCTCACCTGGGGGAAGGAGATATATTTCCCGGTGCCGGTGAAAATAGGGGAGGAAGACGCTCGCCAGGTGGTAAGCTATGGCGACCTGGCCTACTGGCCAGAAGGGAGTTGCCTGTGCATCTTCTTCGGGCCGACCCCAGTTAGTCGGGGTGATGAGATCAGACCTGCCAGCCCAGTGAACATTGTGGGTAGAATTATCAATGACCCCCATGTATTCGAGGGCGCAGCGGCAACCGAAGTGTTCATGGACACGGTGAAGGGAGGGATAGAAAGCATTGCCATCGGGACTGACGAGCGTACTGCTCTGGTTGACAGTATCCTTCGGTATCTGGATGAAAGAGGCTTTCGCTACACACTCCACGAGGTCGCTCCCTGGCCTGAGATAGCGGAAAAGGTGGGCAGAAGCGTAGCCCTGGGAGACAACGACGAAGGGATACTTTTGTGTTGGACCGGGACTGGAGTCTCGCTGGCAGCCAACAAAATCCCCGGTGTTAGAGCCGCGCTTTGTTCAGACGCAGCGGTAGCCACTGGAGCGCGCAAGTGGAATCACGCCAACGTGCTGGCGCTGGGGTTGGGTTTCACCACCCCTGAAAAGGCGCGGGAGATCCTAGATGCCTGGTTCAGCGCGCCCTTTGATGAGGGAGAGACGGCTAATGTGACCAGGGTAGTCGAGATGGAGCGCCACAACCGCCCTTAAGGGCGCGTATTAGCTCAGTCAGACGAGGACGCGTTTTTGGGCGTGCCCTGCCTTACCTCAATCCACGTCGATGCTCTTTACAGAAAGCTCACTGCCGGAGACAGCCTCCAGGTCGGTGCTGCCGCAGTGGGGACAAAGCTTGGTGGGCTCCTTGAGAGCAAAGGATGCTCGGCAGTTTCGGCAACGCGCCAGCGTTGGGATGATCTCAAAAGTCAGGGTGGCCCCCTGGGCAATGGTACCCTTGCTCAGCATCTGAAAGTAGAACTCTACCGATTCCCCCGTAATACCGCACGTCTCACCTAATGTCAGGTTGATCCTTGCTACCCTTTTGGCCCCAGCCTTTTTGGCCTCTTCAAGAACGAGGTCGAGCATGTCCTGTGTAATGCCAAGTTCATGCATTTTTGACTGACTCCTTCACAGACGATATCACCAGCGATGTGCTGGAACAAGAACACAAGTTAACAAACTGTGGCTTTGTCACAAAGCTGAACAATCAGATTAGCCACAGGTGCTACAGCTAGCAGCAGAGCAACCGCTACAACTACTCGCCGTACCGGCTATGGGAGTGGATCCTGAATCGCTGGACTTGTTGAAAGCACTGAAAACTGACGGTATTCGGCGTGCTCTGGCACGGCACTTAGGACAACCTGCATCCTGGTCAGCGCAACTTATGGGACGCAGCAACTCAAACTTGCAGTCACAAGCCGGACAAAGATACTCGTAGATTGGCATTGGACACTCCGTTTTACATTCAAATTATATCGCACTTTCAGAGTTGACTCAAGAAGCTGCGCGAAACCCACGGACACCCAAAGCTCGGTTTCTCTCCTTCGCTGGCTCCTGCTGACCATATACCGTTTGTCGCCGGCCAGCCATCTGCCACAGCGACCCGGGATGATGAAATACATCTTCGTTTCTCCACAACGGGTGATTGTGGTTGAAAGAGGTATATTTGAGGCTACTGGAAAGCTGGATTGATCATACGTATTCCTGATCATCCCTGCT from Chloroflexota bacterium includes the following:
- a CDS encoding EthD family reductase, translating into MKMVKAIALIKRKSGLSREDFRQHYEEVHAPLILKHSVGLKKYVRNHIIVPVGAEEPDFDCITELWYDSVGDYKASIAVWSTKAGQVIRNDEDSFLDRSKLAFFLVEEKVSR
- a CDS encoding molybdenum cofactor guanylyltransferase: MTNTSVLSSIVLAGGKGKRFGRDKLSEMIGDRTLLQRVIDRLDGLSSQILVVIAQDQSWPSVPPTSAQIIVDLYPEKGALGGIYTGLVASRSFHSLVVAADMPFLNIPLLRYMIENSPSYDVVIPRIDGALEPLHAIYSKNCLPYMQQQIERDEFKIRNFFEQVKVRYVEQAEIDQLDPQHLSFFNINTLADLRRARKLLQRPRTP
- a CDS encoding CoA transferase, producing MKARRPLEGLKVIDFTWLISGPIACKTLADHGAEVIKIETSSIPDNIRITTPFNANITGVNRSATFANYNSSKYSLTLNLRHPKASKIAERLVIWADVVVESFRPGTMKRWGLGYENLRKIKPEIIMLSMTMQGQTGPFSHVPGVGTQLQALVGVTHLTGWPDREPVGTPIPYPDFISPWYIVVAVMAALDYRRRTGQGVYIDISQLETSLQFMGVPLLDYTVNGKVQTRMGNQHPYAAPHGVYFCRGDNRWCAIAAFTDEEWRSLCEVMANPSWTKEPRFATFLSRKKNESELNTLVEEWTSMHTAEEVISLLQSAGVPAGVVQNGQDLLEHDSQLRHRHHFWAFDHHETGQHVTEMAPYRLSCSPGEPKWAAPCLGEHNHYICTQILGMSDAEFIELVTEGVLE
- a CDS encoding NifU family protein gives rise to the protein MRDKVEKAIAKIRPALGVNIIELVNVANGVVTVRVIPSACSAGIPRETVVTLLEEQITEDIPEIREVVAVD
- a CDS encoding CoA transferase; the protein is MSSILAPYRVLDLTNAKGFLCGKILGDLGADVIKIERPGGDPDRSIGPFYHDAPDAEKSLYWLAYNTSKRGITLNIETADGKEIFKQLAKKADFVLESFPLGYLNQLGLDYAALTELNSSIIVTSITPFGQAGPWIDYKTSDLVACATGGLVYICGDADRPPVRITAEHAYLHAGLHAAGATLIAHYYCQLTGVGQHVDVSIEEAMVWTTMYAVPYWHTAQRLFPRSGNLQTRYGSTYRLMFPCKDGYVAVRAYTGLTFGPWQARLVKAMESEGMADDLTNIDWSALSFEGQTQEEIDHWEEVMRQYFMQHTKAELYEKARQYEFSLFPSNTPKDIVEYKHLVERGFWIEIEHPELRDSLRYPGAIFKSEPAFDQTMFRAPLIGEHNEEVYLRELGLSKSDLARLKRANVI
- a CDS encoding RpiB/LacA/LacB family sugar-phosphate isomerase; the encoded protein is MDTVKGGIESIAIGTDERTALVDSILRYLDERGFRYTLHEVAPWPEIAEKVGRSVALGDNDEGILLCWTGTGVSLAANKIPGVRAALCSDAAVATGARKWNHANVLALGLGFTTPEKAREILDAWFSAPFDEGETANVTRVVEMERHNRP
- the hypA gene encoding hydrogenase maturation nickel metallochaperone HypA gives rise to the protein MHELGITQDMLDLVLEEAKKAGAKRVARINLTLGETCGITGESVEFYFQMLSKGTIAQGATLTFEIIPTLARCRNCRASFALKEPTKLCPHCGSTDLEAVSGSELSVKSIDVD
- a CDS encoding NifU family protein, with the translated sequence MRQKVEAALARVRPALQADGGDVELVDVKGDVVILKLTGACGGCPMAAMTLRNSIERVLKAEVPGVKEVVAV